ATCTTTTTTCGCACACAACATTTCAATGGCAAGACGCAATGCAAGTCTTCTAGTACGACGAATACaatggcgaatggcaaataataaattaattaagcagCGAAATAAAAGCTAGTGAGTGATGTCAAGCGTCGCGCCTGCGCAAAGTTGGTGATGTAAACAAGTGGCGGCGGCGAAAAGgcagtgaaaacaaaagagaaaaaccAACCTATTCGGGTTTATCTCGGAACGTGCCCTGGTCCCTTTATAGGAATTGGCACACTCGCGGCCACGAGTCCAGTGGCTTGCGCAATGCGATGGCTGATAAATCAGCGTTGACAGTCACTTTCCACCAATGCACTTCCATGCATAAGCGTGGCTCAACTAATGACGACAATTGctatagtttttgtttttggccccAGTTTGCGAGGCGATTTCCTCGATCTGTGCCGCCGTGTGATGTCATCTAATGGGCACTTTGTGTGAATACATCGAATCAATATTCGAGTCGTTAAGGCCTTTTTCTCGGCCCCGCGACTGTGGCACAGTTTACGCATTCTACCAGGTTTTACAGTGAACACCTGTTTGGATCtcaatcaattaatttacaCTTAGTTGGCAGAGCAGTTACTTTGAGGGCATTTTAGATGGCCATTATAAACTAATAATATCTATTCTACATTTGAAccttaaatacttaaaaaggCACGGTCAAGAAGAcatatgatgatgatgggttATTCTATGGATACAGAAACTCtcatatatttcattattctTAGCCATTAGTAGTTAAAATCGATCTATAAATAGTCGTGCGGGTATCGCCTGATTAAACATTAACTCAGGCCCCCATCTTTGACACATGCCAATCAAGTTCCATGTGCAAATGTTGATCAATCCCATTCGGTATGCACAGACCCAGCCTGAAAATTTCCTTTCCATAAAGCAAACCGAATGGGTTGAAGGGTCTATGGTGCCTGGGTACCTAGAACTGCGCACCGCCGGCCAGTAGTTAACCCAGTTTACACAGGTACTGGCACGCGATGTCCGGCCAAGATTGTGGCGGTGCAAGGAAATTGGTCGACCACCTTGACCAGACCCCATCCCCAAACCACGCCCCCCTTTGAACTCTTTGCTTGGGGTCAAAAGCTAATAGTTGGCGTGTGGTACAAAACTACCCAGAAGTTGTCAACCCAACACGTCTAATGGATGATAAAGCGAAACAACAAGCAGATATAGAACTATTTCTTGGCCTGATTGGGCCTCTAATCTAAGGGACTACGCAAAGTCAAGTGCACTCTTATCGATTTACAGGCATATGCCAATTATGACTGCTTTACGCAACTTAAGAACTGGGTGAATCAGCACAAACCATCTAAAGTGACATCCAGTTCCAAGACGGCGGATTTAAGCAAGTCGTTTACCTTTTTGGCGGCGATCTACATACCATTCGCATTGATCGAAGCAATTAGCGTTGGACTGTCAAAAACGTATAAGTGGTTGGTTATATTTCGTGTAGACACACACCGATAGCATTCAAATTGCGATTATTTTGTGTGCGAGTTTCAAAACTGGCTTTTTAGCAAGGGCAGGCCAAGCTGTATGTGTGCACTGCATACTGTGTATATACCATAagccatataccatatactatatgcgatatatgtacatacatataccccTCGCAATGAGCATGTTGGGGGCCCACATAATGGCTCATTGTTGCTGTCGGAAAAGTCGCTAATCAGTTTTGTCCCACGTtcacagaaaacaaaagccgagTTCCAGTTGAGTTTGCCGTCGAGTCGTGGTTATAGGGTTATATGGGTAGGCCAATGGCTATATGGCGCGAAACGCTTATTAATGTGCCAAGAATTTAATGGAAAGCATTTATCGTTACTTTTGTGCCACGGCGGCAGGTGAaatttcttttgcttttcacTTTGCCTTCTACGGAGAGTGCGAACTAtcagatacatatgtacgtatatgtaTCTAACCATCGACGTAGATATGCGTAGCGTAGACCTTTGCGAAGGTCTGGGTGAATGCTTTTAAGATAAATCACTCACAATCAATATATTTGACTTTCAAGGTCTAACCAAATGCGAACACCCATTGTGCGGTTCTTGAAAGACCAAGTGACCAAGTGGGTTCAGCCAAAACCCAGCTGCCAAAAATTGGTGTAAACAATGACTGTATCGAGATTAAGCCGCGCTTTAATTAACATTTGGCTGGCATTTCAAAGAAAggcaaatgaataaaaacaagTAAGCACGCTCGTATGAGATACATGCGCTATAAAACCCGCCAAGGTCAATCGTAAACGCTTTCAAATTCAAGTTCAATTCGAATTCTTGACACGGAGCGGGATAAAAATATAGaggagatacagatacacagatacagatacccgTGCGGTTGTGGATGAATCACTGTCGTCTGTATTCCCACCGCCGCACATGGGAAAGTCCCAGGCCCATAATGTATTCTACCCACTCACTTCCTCATTGATCTTGATCTTGGCTTCGACGAAAGCAAAAGTCATCTTGTGACTCACGTGGGGAACTGACCTCGTTAATGTTTTCTTAACCTGCGAGTATAACCCGTAAATCTCATATAAAGCGCCGATTTGCTTAAGTATTAATAAAcgttgatttatggccagctAGCGAGTAATTAGCTCAATTCATAGCCGTATGCGTAATGTATTTGTAGGCAGTAGGAATAGTACGCATACGCAGCGATGCCTGACGACCCGTGATACTCCCAAAGTGATAAGCGCTGAGTGGCCGGCAATCTGAAAGCTAAACGGTGTTGAGCGATACGTCCGCCCGTAGAAACACATATATCCATATCGGGAAAACACAATCTCGACCAGTATCGGTGGCAGTCGTAATTAAATGGCAGCGTTTTGATTTGTGGATCAGTCTTTTGAAATCTGTGCATTATGCTTAGCAACAAATTGGTTGTAAATTTCTCGTTTGAAATGTGGCTTTCAAATGAGGAACTTAACCCAATGAGGAGTTGAGATATGTTCTGGGTGGTACACATCAGAGAACTGCATGGGTAGCCTTTTTTGCCACCTtaatcacactcaacaaatttgggTATCGGGTGCCACTCACGCCGGTCACGGCGGGTACTTGCAAACACCCGCTCAAAATATTCGGGTGTCTGCAGGCACCTGGTGTGCGCGCACCCGAATCAATGCGGCACTCTAGTAGCGGTACGATCACACTCGCCACTCATAACGAAGATAGGAAGCAAACATCAGAAAAGGCAATGCCAAAAGGATGAGTGCAAAAACACTCATTATTTCTTGAAACACCCGGTGTCTCGCCAAACCCGGTGTCTGTAGAACTCGAGTGCTGTGTAGCATAATTCctgaaaacgaaatatattatgCCAAATCTGAAGATAGcctttttttgcattctttttacagaAATTAAACAACGCAAATATACTTtctttctatatattatattatttgctttgttcaatttgtaatatttgcttctataaatgtataattttataaaaagaataataataatataaaaaaaataataaataaaattgtattacaaaaaaaaacaagcgaaaaaacaatataaaaataatagtgttactaatgtataaatattatttaataatatacgtataagattgttttttgttaagacatTAGGTAgatcaaaacgcaaaaacatgtgcccgacctttttcttgggtgtTCCCTTCACCCTTCATTTTTGAGACCGTCTCGCTTCCACCCATACAAATTGTATGCATACAGAAAAGTACCTGCGGCCGATCGTTGCTTGCGCGTCACTCACCCTAAACTTTGTTGCACagcagacacccgggtgtttttgtgcaagtagcaaaagacacccgggtggcaaaacacccgggtgtttgtttttactgaaaatagagtgtctacaaacacccgggtgctgaAATACCCGGTGTTTACCGGGTGCACTTAGggtgccggtggcttgctgcagttctctggtaCACATATACCTAAAGTATTTTGGGTAAAAATTCCAGAAAGAGACATATAAGGTAGAACTTGTTGTACACAATCCTTTTCCCACTAAAGTTAGGAGAagtatctatgtacatatgtctatttttatttccattctACCCATGGGTACTTAAAGTGCCCATCCACTCAGTAGCTGCAGATACTTCGATCGTTATCAAATATGTAGATGCACAGATAGATTCGCAATTCACTTGTTTGCGGGCTCGCTGAAAACGTGCCCCCGATAAGCGGGAAAGCAATTATTTATGCCATGGTAATTAAACCGACGACAGAAGATGGAAATGACGAATGTCTGACGAGGGTTTCAGATAGcaacgtacatacatacatacatatctatgtatatgGTTTCCTTGTGGGGTCTGGAGGAAACAAAGGGGAACGGAAGTCGGGACACGGTTCGCTACTGATCACTCAATTACCATTCGATACCAGAACTCTAAGCGGCATTGTCTACCACAACAGGTGCTCCATTCACGATGATGCGCCCGCTGACGATGCGGAGTTGGCTGGCAACGCTGGTGACGGCGCTGCTGGCGGTGGCCACTTGGCCGGATCCGGGCCAGAGTCTGCCGCAAGGTGCTCCGGAAACCGTGTGCGACACCATGCTGCCGTTCCACTCCGGCGGCAGTGTGCTGCCCCAGAACAGTGTGTCGCCCTTCAGTGTGGAGACCTCCTCCTCGACCCTTGGCCAGGGTCAGACGCTTCGCGTGGATCTGACGGGTGTGCCGGCTGGCCTTAGTTTCGGTGGCTACATGATCCAGGCGCGCAATCGGAATCCACCCCATCAGATTATCGGACAATTTGGACCCGCCCGCGATGGCACCATTAAGCTGATGAACTGCGAGAACTCCGTCAATAATTCAGCCACGCATAGCAATGCCGGTCCCAAGCAGCAGGTTATCCTGGAGTGGCAATCACCAGTGGACTTCCTCGGTCAGGTGGTGTTCAAGTGAGTCACTAGAGGATTACTGCCAGGCTTCAATGATTCTATCTTAAATTTCTGTATACCCATTAGTGCCACCATCGCCCAGAGCTATAATGAATTCTGGGTGGGCGTGCCCTCTCAGCCCGTTCAGATAGTCCGTCGCGATCTGTCCGCTGCTCCACCACTACCCACACAGAGTCCATCTGCACCCGCGGGCAGCACTCGTGCTCCCTATGTCCCGCCCAGCTATGTGGCGCCAAACAACGTGGTAGCCGTCTCCTCGGATCCCATCTACAATGGCTGCGGACAGAGCAAGAACTGCTTTGGATTCCCCGACGGTTGCGTGGCCACGAAGAGCTGTACCTCCATCACTGTGGTCACGGTGCGCGGGGATGTCTTCGAGTTTGAGATTCAGTCCGACAAGGGTGAGTCACTTGTGTTTCTTTTCCCAAAGTTGGTCTTCATTTTCATCGCTTTTCTAGGAACCAATGCGCTTACGTGGCTGTTGGTCTTTCTGATGACGCCAAGATGGGTGACGACTTGACCACCGAGTGTGTGCCAGAGAATGGCAGGGTTAACCTGTATTCCTCCTTGACTTCGGCCTCTCCTTACTCGGCAGTGAGATCCAGTGTGGTAAGTTGGAATCACTTTTCCAGGTGATACCTTATCTATGAATGGACTACCGCTCCTTTCAGAACCAGAACTCAGCCCGCCTACTGGACGCCTCCATTGTGGACGGAGTGATCTATTGCCGTGTGCAAAGGGATGCAGTGACCAATGTCCAGGGACGCACCTTTGATCTTCGCAATGGCAAATACCACCTGTTGGTGGCATCCGGCACCGCTCTTAAGGAGAACAGCGTGGGCTACCACGACATTGGACGACTACCCTCCGCGCAACCGATCAGTCTGGCGGAGGTACAAGACTTGAGCGGATCCAGCCGGCTGCTGATCCAGCTCCATGGAGCGTTCATGATTGCCGCATGGATTGGTACCACCTCGCTGGGCATCATCTTTGCGCGCTACTTCAAGCAGACGTGGGTGGGCAGCCAGAGCTGCGGCAAGGATCAGTGGTTCGCCTGGCATCGCCTCCTCATGGTCACCACCTGGTCGCTCACGGTGGCCGCTTACGTACTCATCTGGGTGGAGCTGAAGCGGGCTGTGTGGCATGCCCACTCGATAATCGGTCTGATCACGGTGATACTGTGCTTCCTTCAACCCATTGGAGCTCTGTTCCGACCGGGACCCAATGACAAGAAGCGGCCGTACTTCAACTGGGGTCATTGGCTGGGCGGTAACCTGGCCCATATTCTGGGAAGTAAGTTCAGCAGTCGCAGATCATCCAAATGTGTATGGCTTATTTCAAAATCTTCTTGCAGTTGTTACCATCTTCTTCTCTGTAAAACTACCAAAGGCCGAGCTGCCCGAGTGGATGGACTGGATCCTGGTCAGCTTCGTGGTGGTGCACGTGCTGGTCCACCTGATATTCTCCGTAAGTAAAACGGGCTGTAGTGGTTGGGTGTTTCTCCCCTCTCATGTGACCCCCAAGTGTACAAAGATTAGACCCAGCATCGCCTGCCTGTACAGTGGTTCTAGTTGTGTCCCTAAACGTTCATTCATTCCATACTAATTCATCTGTCACCATCATCCCCTCGAGAACTGGTGGCTACGTCCCTTAATGTGTAGATCGGCTTGTGTTTGAATCATTGGCAGATTGGCGGCATGGCCTCGGAGCGTCATCTCAGCCAGCGGGCGAACACCTTCCAAATGGGCGATATGTCCCATCATCAGCAGCACGCCATGCGGAATGGCATGAGCATGGAGCGGAAGATGGATGCTCCGGTAAGTAGTGCAAATATGGATCAATATGGTCAATACGCTTCAACCTGACTTTCCGAATTTCAGTATGCGGGCATGCGCAAGGGATTGCTCGGAGTTTACGGCGTGGTGCTGGTTCTCTTCGTGACGGTGCTGAttctgctggtggtgctggcgcCCATCGAACAATACCTGGGGAAGTCCTAGGCGCTCAATTCGGATGTCCTGTAACCTGTCCCCTTTCAATACTCGTGTCAGTTTTTTGTGCTCATTGTTTTAACCCCTTCCGCCCACGGCTCTGCCCTGCCCTCCACCACCCAAATCCCCACCCTTTTTCCCATTCAGCTTTGTGTTGTTAAGTGTAATTAGGCGCATGTGTAACCTGGGGCGGAGCGTTCAGTACatgttatataatttattattaataaaataaaacaagccAACATAAATGCAGTGTTTCCTTACTTTTCTCTGCTGCTCTGCTCAATTTCTATCTGCTGCGctacatgtatatatgttttacCGATAGTATCTGGTGCTGGAGAGTGCTGCTCGATCGGATTGCGTTGGATATCCTATGTATAGTATGGATTTGTATAAAACCTTGACTCTTAACTGCAGCTAGACATTATCATTATCTTTAGATATaggtgtgtatatgtatgtttgtggTGTGTATGCTTTCGTAAACGTGTTGCTTGTTCCGCTTAATTAAAGTACGTAAATTATAGGTAGATCTACAATTTTCAGATATTAATGCAAAAACTAAACCCAATCGAACGAAACTGCCTTAAAGTAACAAGCGGAATCATCGCTCCTCTAGGATGACCGTTTCCTGCGGATAGAGCTTCAGCGACTCCAGTGTTTGGCTACTCTCGATGGCCGTGAGATCCCGACGCGGCCAGCTGCTGATTAGTTTGTACTCCTCGATGAGAAAACCGTTGGCCGTCACAAAGTTGAGCAGATCCTGGTGGATAACAGATTACAGTCACTAGGCGATTCAAGTGCTTGTTTAGTAGCACTTACCTGTAGGTTGTTGTTGGTAAAGAAGCGCCGCTCCAGAAAATCGCCCGTGGGCTTACGCACACGGATCTTAGAAGTCCCCGTTTCCTGTTCGGACGGCTCCTGAGGTAGGGATTGTTGAGCCTGGGCGAAAGATGCTTTTTATAAACGGTTTAACgcacagaaagaaaatcaTCACGAACTTACAACTAATCTAATGGACTCGCGTCTAGCATCTTCTTCGGCTCGCTCGGACTCAATGCGTTTTCGCTCGGCTAACTGGGCAGCCTCCTTCTGGCGCTTTGCCGCATCTTTAGCCATGTCGGCTTGCAAAGTTTCCTGATAGGCCATGTCCTGCTCTGCCTTCACCTGATCACGGGCAGCGCGTTCGTCCTCTTGCCGTATTTCcacctgcagctgctcctcaaACATCTCGCAGGTTTCAATGAGCCTCGTTAGCAAGTCATCCAGACCAATGTTACCTGTAAAGTGTTAAAATATAATGCgaaatacaacatttttaatggtTTCAGCGGGCGTACCATGAATCACAGATAAAACTTCGCAATTGCTGCCCAGCTGACGGCTTTTTCCCACCAACATGATGGCTGGCAGCTTGTCCAATTTAATGTTTCTGGCCGTCAGAGAGGCGTTGCTGCTAATGCAAGCAGTCAACGAGGAGAGAAACCTGTGGCACACAGAAATTATCAATAAATAACATAGAAGTACATCAATAACGACTCACATGTCCTTGTTGCTCTCGTAGGTCATATCCCAGCCAAATAAAACGAATTTTTCTTTGAAAGTTTGGATAATGCTATCATGTCTCATCAGCTGATCACAGAAAACGTTGATAAGAATGCTCTTGCCGTGATGCAAGTAAATGGCCAGCAACTTGCgctaaaatcataaaaaaagtCTGTTAGTCAAAAAACTTATAGagaaataaaccaaaaattacCTCCTTGGCGGGTCGAAGGCAGGCCAGCTGCTTGGCGCTTTCAAGACTGCCCACGAAAAATTCGGGACAGGGCTCGCCATAACGCGCCTTGTAGTTCTCGACAAACTGCGTGGAGCCACTTGTCTCGTCATCCGTGTTGTTTGGTACTGGAAAATTACATAACTTTTCCTACTGCATTTGAAAGAAGGTATTTATAATGCTCACTTAAGTGCCTGTTGAGGGGCTGAGCGGGTGGCAAGTCAGTGAATATGTACTCGGCGTTGTGGAAGTCTGTAGCATCTTCGAACTCATCAGCCGAGCTCTCGCTGTCCACGGTCACCACATCGAATGCGTTGTTCTGGTTGGAATTTGTTTGCGCTGCACGCTCCGTGCTGCGCACAGCGAATCTATGCGACAGCCCAATGCCAGATTGCTAAAGAGTTTGGAGCGCTGGATAGCTTTATCAGATCAtcagatattatttatttcgacGTACCGCCAGAGTGGTGTCATTGTCACAACCATTGGGCCAGCCGGTCCACTCCTGGTGGCGCACTGGTATGCTCTTGATGTCGCACACGTTCATCTTTACCTCCTGCACTGTCGTACGTCCTGGCATGCTAAGAGTGAGTGGGGTGTCCGATTCGAACTGTATGAAAATGGTGAAGTTCTTGTCCACGCGCTGCGTCACTTCATCTCTACACAAGATTATTGAGATACATGTTTGAAATAGTATTTTCGAGCGGACTCACTGTTCGGTGTCCATGAAACCGTCGTCGGTGAGGTCCACCAGGATCAGTTCGTTCTCCGGTGCGAGATCTAGGTTGCATATACGCGTGCCCAACTGCTGTGCCTCGCTGGCTTTGGTGGGTGGCCAGCCCCGAATGGCTTGCCTGCACACCGGCACACTTGTCTCGTCAAAGATTTTGCGTTTAAGTTGTTCTAATTGGGAAATTTATTGGTAACGACACGAGATCAAGATCCAGTAGAAATCCTTACCAACTGTGGCCTCCGATGGTAAACGGATCTGGTAGAGCTGCTGGTTAAAGTGGATGTTGAAGGTGATCACGTtctggttgttgttttggctggACGCGGGGTCCAGGTTGATACTGGACGTCAGCTGGGCTAGCAATTGTGACGCTATAGTAGATACGTTTCAAGTCATGGCACAAAAGCGGCGCTATCATGTTCAACTCACTTGGAAAtctctgctggatgtgcggctGATTTAAGTTTAGgttttggttctggttctgcAGGGCGGCCGCAAAGAAACCGGAAGCGTTCGAGGTTCCGGGCATCTCATCATAACCAGGCGGACGGAAGCCATTGGTGCTCTCCACAGGATTCCTGGCCGGAGGCTCTGGCACCTGAATTGGATGGGGACTGGCCATCGGCGCATCCTCGTGTGGGATCACTCGACTCAGTGCCTCCTGCAAAGGCAAAACGTAGTGTAATGACAGAGCATGTGTGGAGATGGGGGATCCAAAGCAGGGCAACTAAACAAAGAACCTGCACACTCACCACCAGATTCCAGTCGGCGGCCTCCAAGTGGGAAAAGGCTTCGCCCACATCGTCGATGCCCGTGATGCTCTGCGAATGTACACAAAgaccatataccatatagtAGTAGTTCGATATTGGAACTATCTGCCAAAGTCACCCACACACCAAAAACGCACACGCATCGCAATGTGCGCAGCGAAATTGTGGGTGTTTTCGGCGGAGATCTATGAAGAGCATTACCTGAAAACTGGCCAGGGTCTCTTGCTTGTTCTCCGACATTGGAAACGCTTGTGGTTCGCTTTATTTGACCGATAAACTCTTCTTTAAACTCTACCGATTTTCACTacaaaaaattacacaaaGAAAAAAGTGGCTAGTCAGTGTGGCCAGTTGAGTGTAAGCGATTTATGCGTAGTAACGCTACGTCTGCTAACGGCACTTTGAATTAAAGATTTCCCaacttgttttatatttatttagttattttttgttttttaatttttttggttcaACTTATGCTCATTtgaaattcattaatttggACGACAAACAAAACACTGGCAGCCGGATAGGATTTACTTCCCAGCCAGTTGCAGCTGTTACCGACAGAACTGTTAACTCGCTTGCAGTCATGTTAAATTCAAACTGAAAGGCGGGAACACTTAGCAATTCAGAATTGAAAGGATATGAGTTGTCCACGCAGCAGAATGTCCTGAATTCCcactaaaactgaaagccaatCCTTCAATCTGCGAAATGTATTCAGCTGTAAATTGTGATTAATATGAGAAACTTTATACTTGGCACCCCGGGGACGAATAAAAGAGCCTCCGCACAGCCGGCGAAATAAATGCGACTCAATTAATCTTCATGAAGTGGCGAAATCAAAGACGCGGTCCGATGTGACTTGTAGATGGCCAGGATAATGCTGTGGTGTAGACGACTCCGGGCTGGTAAGCCGACAACATGTTGCTCGTGGTCCTAAAATACACTCTTCTACTGGCCATTATCGGCTGTTTCCTGCTTCCAATCCATGGAGCAGGATCGGATACTGACCAGGTCCTGCCGCACCGCATCTACCGACTGCTGGACGGCCTCTCCGGAGGACGCCGGCTAAGTGCCAGCTCCACATTCGCCCTGCTGCTTTCGCAGTTCCTGATAAAACGTGAGCCCAATGAACCGTACACTCGCGATACGGATGACGGATGtgcgtatttatttatgccccGTCCATTGCAGAGAAACTGCGCTACGTGGCACCCACGCGTTTCGAGCGGCAGCTCTACTACCATCTGCTGCACAGGATGGAGCACATCAGGAGGGGATCGGGACCGGTGTCCAGGGAGCAGGGTGTCCACGGGGATAGTATGCTTTCTACAAAACTAACTGCGTATTATTACTTATGTATGCTAATTTCTGGTCAGTTCTCAGCATTGCCTTTCAGGGAAATGTGCTACTGCTGCCTCCCTCGCTGAAACTGGGCGAACTGGATGCCAATGGGGAGTACGAGCAGCTGGCCGAGGTCTACTCATCCGTGGTCAACGTGGGCCAGCTCAACAGGACGCAGTCAGGTGAGTTTGGAATAAATCCACCTAATTGTTGAGTGTTATATACagcatatattatatattacatatattaataattcatttgaaGAATAGTTGAcaatatatagttatatagtGCAGCATGGATAATCCCTTATACAACTTTTGCTACCAAGTGTTTGACTTTAACTTGTTTGATTACATTTGCTAGACCTCTGCCTCCTGGAAATTGTGGAATTGAAGCCACCCGACTGCAAGCTGCTCTCCGGCGTTTGTCTGGAACTCCTGGCCAGTGATGCACCAGCCTACGGATACCAGAGAACCCACCAGTGAGCGTACACATACCTTTCGCTTAAAACTTCTACAGCCAGATGACAACTCCATCTAGGGTCCTTCTGCTCTACGTGCTGCAGCATCAGGCCTGTGCCCCCCACCTCAGTCCACCGCAGGTGTACGAACTGCTGGCCAGGAGTCAGTGCGATGAGGTGGAACGCGAGCAGAACGCCATCCGGAGCCTGGGGCTGCCAGTCGCATATCGCGATCTGTATCTGGAGCAAGGTAAGCAGGGTTCAGTGGGCCGGTGATTGTGGTGATGCTGGTgaggctgctgttgcagctgctgttcTATGGGCTATCCTTGCTGCTATCGCTGACATATATCTTTGCCTTTGCCTATGCCACATATCTCTGACATCGCAGCCACCATCTGCGGGCTGTTTGGCTACAATGAGTTTGTCAATTGGCGCAACGTAATGGAAATTGGCAGCTGGCTGGAGGGGGACTTGCCGAAGGACATCGATGTATTGGCTGATGTCGACGATAGTCAGCACATAAGCGATTTGGCCTTGGTCTACTACACAAatgcactgctgctgctgcactaaGCCCCTAATCTATCGAACAACCCCCCTCCTCAGACAGCGACCTCATCCATaatttctgcttctgcttgatAAGTTAATAAAGTGGCGCTTATTGCTTTATGGTTGTGTCGATTTCAGCAAGTGGCGTGGTTAATACTTTTGTTATTGAAATGCATCGTGGAAAAGCGATGAGGGGCGTGTGGGGGTGGGATGCACTTCGCTTGGAGTGGCGGAACGGAAACAACATTTGTAATGTGACACATTACTTGCGCTTGGTTGCTCGACTGATGGATATGCAGCAGGACGAGAGCTGCGACGACAACACTTTCCATTACAAAATGCTCACACTGAAGTGGAATACTAATATTTGCCCTGACATACTCGAAAACATGGAAGCCGGAGCTGTGAAGCCCGAGGGCCATCGGAAGGAACAGGGGTCGCCGCCTGGCTTTTGGGCTCTGGCTTCTGGGTTCTCGGTTCTCAGTTCTGGGTTCAGGAGGTCCCCGGCTGGATATTAATGCCTCATTTGCTGAATGTCGACGGGGATGGCACTGCACGGGGGATGGGGCAATGCAACCAACAAGCCTGCAACATATGCACTGAGCGAAACATTAATTCCTTTGTCAGATGCTCTAAAGATCTTTCATCCTCCTCAATCACATAAGTACATTGTTTTGTACCAATTGTTCCATTTGTGAATACCATTTATATCTAAATCTTCTTATCGATTCGAGTTCTGGAGTAGCGACCCATATTAAGGGAGAAATTTCTTCAGGTGCAGCCAGACACACAAACAACCATGTCATACGTCGTTCCCTTTGTCGGGGGTCATGAATAGCGATGGGTCATTAGTAACGTCGACTTGTCAATGCAGCAACAACGCCGACAACAGACTTGCCAAGTCTCGGTTACCATCGTGGGCTGAGGAGGCGGGGTGCTGGCCACTGGCTGGGGTCCTGGCCCCCAGGACATGCCTGTGCCCACTCCAatatgttttcctttttttatcaTTCCTTTCGGCAGGCGAGCACCAACATCAACCCTTCATCAGCCCTTGCAACCTGAACCTGATC
This sequence is a window from Drosophila teissieri strain GT53w chromosome 2R, Prin_Dtei_1.1, whole genome shotgun sequence. Protein-coding genes within it:
- the LOC122614954 gene encoding FAS-associated factor 1 isoform X1, with the translated sequence MSENKQETLASFQSITGIDDVGEAFSHLEAADWNLVEALSRVIPHEDAPMASPHPIQVPEPPARNPVESTNGFRPPGYDEMPGTSNASGFFAAALQNQNQNLNLNQPHIQQRFPTSQLLAQLTSSINLDPASSQNNNQNVITFNIHFNQQLYQIRLPSEATVEQLKRKIFDETSVPVCRQAIRGWPPTKASEAQQLGTRICNLDLAPENELILVDLTDDGFMDTEQDEVTQRVDKNFTIFIQFESDTPLTLSMPGRTTVQEVKMNVCDIKSIPVRHQEWTGWPNGCDNDTTLAQSGIGLSHRFAVRSTERAAQTNSNQNNAFDVVTVDSESSADEFEDATDFHNAEYIFTDLPPAQPLNRHLIPNNTDDETSGSTQFVENYKARYGEPCPEFFVGSLESAKQLACLRPAKERKLLAIYLHHGKSILINVFCDQLMRHDSIIQTFKEKFVLFGWDMTYESNKDMFLSSLTACISSNASLTARNIKLDKLPAIMLVGKSRQLGSNCEVLSVIHGNIGLDDLLTRLIETCEMFEEQLQVEIRQEDERAARDQVKAEQDMAYQETLQADMAKDAAKRQKEAAQLAERKRIESERAEEDARRESIRLVAQQSLPQEPSEQETGTSKIRVRKPTGDFLERRFFTNNNLQDLLNFVTANGFLIEEYKLISSWPRRDLTAIESSQTLESLKLYPQETVILEER
- the LOC122614954 gene encoding FAS-associated factor 1 isoform X2, coding for MSENKQETLASFQSITGIDDVGEAFSHLEAADWNLVEALSRVIPHEDAPMASPHPIQVPEPPARNPVESTNGFRPPGYDEMPGTSNASGFFAAALQNQNQNLNLNQPHIQQRFPTQLTSSINLDPASSQNNNQNVITFNIHFNQQLYQIRLPSEATVEQLKRKIFDETSVPVCRQAIRGWPPTKASEAQQLGTRICNLDLAPENELILVDLTDDGFMDTEQDEVTQRVDKNFTIFIQFESDTPLTLSMPGRTTVQEVKMNVCDIKSIPVRHQEWTGWPNGCDNDTTLAQSGIGLSHRFAVRSTERAAQTNSNQNNAFDVVTVDSESSADEFEDATDFHNAEYIFTDLPPAQPLNRHLIPNNTDDETSGSTQFVENYKARYGEPCPEFFVGSLESAKQLACLRPAKERKLLAIYLHHGKSILINVFCDQLMRHDSIIQTFKEKFVLFGWDMTYESNKDMFLSSLTACISSNASLTARNIKLDKLPAIMLVGKSRQLGSNCEVLSVIHGNIGLDDLLTRLIETCEMFEEQLQVEIRQEDERAARDQVKAEQDMAYQETLQADMAKDAAKRQKEAAQLAERKRIESERAEEDARRESIRLVAQQSLPQEPSEQETGTSKIRVRKPTGDFLERRFFTNNNLQDLLNFVTANGFLIEEYKLISSWPRRDLTAIESSQTLESLKLYPQETVILEER
- the LOC122614588 gene encoding uncharacterized protein LOC122614588 — encoded protein: MLLVVLKYTLLLAIIGCFLLPIHGAGSDTDQVLPHRIYRLLDGLSGGRRLSASSTFALLLSQFLIKQKLRYVAPTRFERQLYYHLLHRMEHIRRGSGPVSREQGVHGDILSIAFQGNVLLLPPSLKLGELDANGEYEQLAEVYSSVVNVGQLNRTQSDLCLLEIVELKPPDCKLLSGVCLELLASDAPAYGYQRTHQVLLLYVLQHQACAPHLSPPQVYELLARSQCDEVEREQNAIRSLGLPVAYRDLYLEQATICGLFGYNEFVNWRNVMEIGSWLEGDLPKDIDVLADVDDSQHISDLALVYYTNALLLLH